The Plasmodium yoelii strain 17X genome assembly, chromosome: 8 genome includes a region encoding these proteins:
- a CDS encoding fam-b protein, which yields MRVNILKYVLFSIIICFFEYGKNEIWDERNIIKFRSNRILGDVEKKFDLNDFYESTFSLTKQLNEYNDDNEEIIHIRNAINSYIKNHKDKSTLPDLNKLDKRTKKLIYKIREELKEVKKEIDNMGDSGITTKVIENKRIRKKDENNYVSEGEDYNQLENDVNSLETEYKQFDLSSIDNYKNKRKINKLYEGLKLRSILLVFLFLVIILSGTVPIAFTVLCSVVSFETFIRSCQYIKLIKKVYIKPKKSKT from the exons atgagagtgaatattttaaaatacgttcttttttcaattattatttgtttttttgaatatgGGAAAAAT GAAATATGGGATGAaaggaatataataaaatttagaagCAATAGAATATTAGGAGATGTAGAAAAGAAGTTCgatttaaatgatttttatgaATCAACTTTTAGTCTTACAAAACAACTTAATGAGTACAATGATGATAACGAagaaattatacatattcgAAATGctataaattcatatataaagaaTCATAAAGACAAGAGTACATTACCCGATTTAAATAAGTTAGATAAAAGAACTAAAAagttaatttataaaattcgaGAAGAATTAAAAGAAGTAAAAAAAGAGATTGATAATATGGGGGATAGTGGAATAACAACAAAAGTgatagaaaataaaagaataagaaaaaaagatgaaaataattatgtatcAGAAGGTGAAGATTATAACCAATTGGAAAATGATGTAAATTCCTTGGAGACAGAATATAAACAGTTCGATTTAAGTAGTattgataattataaaaataaacgaaaGATAAACAAATTGTACGAAGGATTAAAATTGAGGTCAATATTGTtggtttttctttttttggtGATAATACTATCAGGAACCGTTCCTATCGCATTTACTGTTTTATGTTCCGTGGTTTCATTTGAAACATTTATTAGGTCTTGTCAATACATTAAATTAAtcaaaaaagtatatataaaacccaaaaaatcaaaaacatga
- a CDS encoding fam-a protein produces the protein MNKFYIQIVFFLLIIPLYVNNKTLATELSPKKDTKHKSKKNKKRYTYDNTQEIYEKNKHLLYTDIKETKNACKVMKEALRQLEYHVTNTVDYGLYNIYYTDYMLFDDIKYQYNTNVEKKQYIVDNPNKYNKIINKYWNPDHANLFNDDNVKRKIVRVYNPNLVIIQQRSKTWPWSRQKYFYAIAAKFKISENKIIIVMSSANINDNNCKNKRNFENIIVKNANLFEANIDSEDDIRNGKLKKIFVNLSGHIIEKKTDRIYVTYFESISG, from the exons ATGAAtaagttttatattcaaattgttTTCTTTCTTTTAATCATCCCCCTAtatgtgaataataaaaccCTTGCAACCGAGCTTTCTCCAAAAAAAGATACAAAAcacaaatcaaaaaaaaataaaaaacgtTATAC CTATGATAATACAcaagaaatatatgaaaaaaacaagcACCTATTATATACCGATATCAAAGAAACTAAAAATGCATGCAAAGTTATGAAAGAAGCTTTAAGACAATTAGAATATCATGTTACAAATACAGTTGATTATggattatataatatatattatactgaCTATATGCTTTTtgatgatataaaatatcaatataatacaaatgttgaaaaaaaacaatatatagtTGATAATCCGAATAAG tataataaaataataaacaagtaTTGGAATCCCGATCATGCCAATTTGTTCAATGATGATAATGTTAAAA GAAAAATTGTCCGTGTATACAATCCaaatttagtaataatacaaCAACGTTCCAAAACATGGCCATGGTCTCGtcagaaatatttttatgctatAGCTGCAAAATTTAAA atatcagaaaacaaaattataattgtCATGAGCTcagcaaatataaatgataacaactgtaaaaataaaagaaattttgaaaacataatagtaaaaaatgcaaatttATTCGAAGCTAACATTGATTCTGAAGATGATATTAGaaatggaaaattaaaaaaaatttttgttAACTTAAGTGGACacattattgaaaaaaaaacggaCCGTATTTATGTCACCTATTTCGAATCTATAAGCG gTTGA
- a CDS encoding PIR protein, with protein sequence MSVEMCKRFKNVREWLSYDVVVGNNTNINEKLKNYCDNGSCDASFGKVNAGCLYLFDELFKDYEKFNSVAKRKINIVDYILIWLGYMLNLIKMNENATIDLFYETYINNDQKYNIKINGVTGYKTYNELVDKKEDLMSIDIKDMSKFYDAFILLCDICTGVNEEKKNCDNYLEKAEEFVEKYDELNEDYYNGINSPYNQLLSTLLDDYYNLKSICYDFPLLPTYSRKFVIKSTLISIGFIFVAVSIFLGIAYKYSLLGFRKRSQKQCLRERIKNIKKKLIINKLF encoded by the exons ATGAGTGTTGAAAtg tgtaaaaGGTTCAAGAATGTAAGGGAATGGTTATCTTATGATGTGGTTGTAggaaataatacaaatattaatgaaaaattgaaaaattattgtGATAATGGATCATGTGATGCTTCTTTCGGAAAAGttaatgctggatgtttatatttgtttgatgAGCTCTTTAAGGATTATGAAAAGTTTAATTCTGTTGCAAAAAGAAAAatcaatattgttgattacattttgatatggttagggtatatgttaaaccttaTCAAAATGAATGAAAACGCCACTATAGACCTTTTTTatgaaacatatataaataatgatcaGAAGTATAACATCAAAATAAATGGTGTTACTGGTTATAAGACTTATAATGAACTTGTagataaaaaagaagatTTGATGAGTattgatattaaagatatgtctaaattttatgatgcatttatattattatgtgacaTTTGTACTGGGGTTAAtgaagaaaagaaaaattgcGATAATTATTTAGAAAAAGCTGAAgaatttgttgaaaaatatgatgaactTAATGAAGATTATTATAATGGTATAAACAGCCCCTATAATCAATTATTATCTACATTATTAgatgattattataatttaaaaagtaTATGTTATGATTTTCCATTACTTCCAACATATTCACGAAAATTTGTAATAAAAAGCACACTAATTTCAATTggatttatatttgttgccgtatcaattttcttgggaattgcttataag tattcgttacttggatttcggaaacgatctcaaaagCAATGTTTAAgagaaagaataaaaaatataaagaagaaactgatcattaataaattattctga
- a CDS encoding fam-a protein: protein MNKFCIQIVLFLLIISVYVNIKILATEADLGEDTSESTPNYLTSEEIYEKNKHLLYTEPEETINADEFMKEAVSQLVYHATSKDDYELCGVSPDCYIALYKKKHEGHTTVKKIYYSVYDFDQYNEIINELWDPDHASFLNIGSVKIVRVYNPNLVMIQQRYQNLYESDQKYFYALATKVEISKNKTIVAISSANINDHNRKNKKYFENTIVESANLFQAEVDSEEDIRKGKLKKTFVNIAGYLIENKGDCVNITYIESFGSHVPIPLKRMIGKALDYFFTHK from the exons atgaataaattttgcattcaaattgttttatttcttttaataatctccgtatatgttaatattaaaatccTTGCAACCGAAGCTGATCTAGGAGAAGATACATCCGAATCAACACCGAATTATCTTAC TTCagaagaaatatatgaaaaaaataagcacCTATTATATACCGAACCAGAAGAAACAATAAACGCCGATGAATTTATGAAAGAAGCTGTATCACAATTAGTATATCATGCTACAAGTAAAGATGATTATGAATTATGTGGAGTAAGTCCTGATTGTTATATagctttatataaaaaaaaacatgaagGCCATACAAcagttaaaaaaatttattattcagTTTATGATTTCGATCAG tataatgaaataataaacgAGTTATGGGATCCAGATCATGCcagttttttaaatattggCTCTGTTAAAA ttgTCCGTGTGTATAATCCAAATTTAGTAATGATACAACAGCGTTACCAAAATTTGTATGAGTCCGAtcagaaatatttttatgctttaGCTACAAAGGTTGAA ataTCAAAAAACAAAACTATAGTTGCCATTTCTTcagcaaatataaatgatcacaaccgtaaaaataaaaaatattttgaaaacaCAATAGTAGAAAGTGCAAATTTATTCCAAGCTGAAGTTGATTCTGAAGAAGATATtagaaaaggaaaattaaaaaaaacatttgtTAACATAGCTGGATACCTCATTGAAAATAAAGGCGATTGTGTTAATATCACCTATATCGAATCT tTTGGTTCCCATGTTCCCATTCCGTTAAAACGCATGATTGGAAAAGCTTTAGATTACTTTTTCACtcataaataa
- a CDS encoding PIR protein: MDKKVCKKFQDVEDWFLDELGSDGENQFKHPEDLQKYCITKCNSNLDKINAGCLYLLDQFYKHDGMFPSPSKSNPYIVDNIFIWLSYMLNMDTTINYNGIKYLYDNYITKRGTYKEHINGLIGYNTYEELIDERKGFLNMDKTIVSKFYEALKSLCKLYNELDDGNQNCMNYLNDDNEFSKKYKDLNEDTNITKNSYYSEILSTLSNDYNDFKRECNSILSSLSKETEENHGLTPEQYSEQYSELYSGQEYESNPESSSEVTSSSSSIVSKLIPVLLILGAIPIFFGIAYKYSLFGFRKRVQKHLRKKLKK; encoded by the exons atggataagaaagtg tgtaaaaAGTTCCAGGATGTTGAGGATTGGTTTCTTGATGAATTGGGCAGTGATGGTGAGAATCAATTTAAACATCCTGAAGATTTACAAAAGTATTGTATTACTAAATGTAATAGTAATttagataaaattaatgctggatgtttatatttgttggatCAATTCTATAAGCATGATGGTATGTTTCCCTCTCCTTCAAAAAGTAACCCCTATATTGttgataacatttttatatggttaagttatatgttaaacatGGATACAACTATTAATTACAACGGTATAAAGTATTTGTATGATAATTACATAACGAAACGTGGTACGTATAAGGAGCATATAAATGGCTTAATTGGTTATAATACTTATGAGGAACTTATAGATGAAAGAAAGGGTTTTTTGAATATGGATAAAACTATtgtatctaaattttatgaagcattaaaatcattatgtaaattGTATAATGAACTTGATGATGGCAATCAAAATTGCAtgaattatttgaatgatgataatgaattttcaaaaaaatataaggatCTTAATGAAGATActaatattactaaaaatagTTATTATAGTGAAATATTGTCtactttatcaaatgattataatgaTTTTAAAAGGGAATGTAACAGTATTTTATCCTCTCTATCGAAAGAAACAGAAGAAAATCATGGACTAACTCCTGAACAATATTCTGAACAATATTCTGAACTATATTCTGGACAAGAATATGAATCGAATCCTGAATCGAGTTCTGAAgttacatcatcaagttcatCGATAGTaagcaaattaattccagttTTATTGATACTTGGTGCAATACCAATTTTTTTTGGAAttgcttataag tattcattatttggatttcggaaaagagttcaaaaacatttaagaaaaaagctaaaaaaataa
- a CDS encoding fam-b protein: MRVSILKFVFFSIIICFFEYVKNLIKINYTHVNKYFISFQELYYINERNIYHERNITNFRNNRILGDTDNRFDLNYYYESTLSLANQLNEYNDDDEEIKYLRNIIDSHVKKHKENNTLPDLNSLDKRTKKLIDELHKEIEETKKELDNIKNNKLAIELIQNNPVSEEDFKQLKNERNIVGTEHYGVDSNIENESKTKRKLTKLTKKLMVRGVLLTLLVLSLLVPGLIYFVFVIMNVVLSIEIIIECCKYVKFFFKEYKSYKKKKKSR; this comes from the exons ATGAGAGTcagtattttaaaatttgtttttttttcaattattatttgtttttttgaatatgttAAAAAT ttaattaaaattaattacacacatgttaataaatatttcatttcttttcaggaattatattatataaatgagaGAAACATATATCATGAAAGgaatataacaaattttagAAATAATAGGATATTAGGGGATACAGATAACCGATtcgatttaaattattattatgaatCAACTTTGAGTCTTGCAAATCAACTTAATGAGTacaatgatgatgatgaagaaataaaatatcttcGAAATATTATAGATTCACATGTAAAGAAgcataaagaaaataatacattaccCGATTTAAATAGTTTAGATAAAAGAACTAAAAAGTTAATTGATGAACTTCACAAAGAAATAgaagaaacaaaaaaagagcttgataatataaagaataataaattagCAATAGAACTGATACAAAATAATCCTGTATCAGAAGAAGACTTTAAACAAttgaaaaatgaaagaaataTCGTGGGGACTGAGCATTATGGGGTCGATTCAAATATCGAAAATGAATCAAAAACTAAGCGAAAGTTAACAAAATTGACCAAAAAATTAATGGTGAGGGGGGTGTTGTTGACGCTGCTTGTTTTGTCGTTATTGGTACCCGGattgatttattttgtatttgtTATTATGAATGTAGTTCTTTCAATTGAAATAATTATTGAATGTtgtaaatatgttaaattcttttttaaagaatataaatcatacaaaaaaaaaaaaaaatcaagatAG
- a CDS encoding PIR protein, whose protein sequence is MGDLKMCELFLEADNFFKGNVSTHRQITNSAEFRDYCTNQRKCTTKIESIAGLFEALSMKLYDKDNKYSDYIMLWLANKLFDAIKEKDKDNASKITLSSAYDKYLKKHMANFKYWNSLYNLRGLKDGNLRHLRELYTLLGYICNTIVDYKKNGALSKTLSHNSTYCFNQYISLYKAYPECDSYLYLLNKLKKIYDDIRTSAIENNSSIKNFDKRFRELKVPGVNDSYSMKTFKTFNFSAPACKVKTTNNIPTVRKAPVKHTTIPNIKIQGGGQSSQKITPKNKDDSLNGSGSESQRNQIIKLPKLDNSLLKDEPHSLKLVSNDPDIQKSSTGQENQTDKGSLTDKGSLTDKESPTGKESPTGQESSNGQESPNGQESPDNGKINQSNELETNQDKTQMSQSPKGNHDGFDLSTLEEYEKLFKTYIEEYKNSVTSSLKDIQEHLYEDIWLPLYETYSTYADYYKNFNIMEYLKEMEANGPQKIEKLMDNLPSKENGEENIPPLPDNGTSDSEKQKAQDTQTQISDGQGNNNLQESLSPPENGSKSSEQENNSDILSKEQLQSSEGYSNILSSIDVETRAIRVDVEKGTYEIGFPRNLFKGYNIVAYLITVISILVILAFMYKYFAFGRRKKAKKKKNMKKVLKLCDENNTEMLQYIH, encoded by the exons ATGGGGGATCTAAAAAtg TGTGAGTTATTTCTTGAAGcggataatttttttaaaggtAATGTTTCCACACATAGGCAAATTACCAATTCCGCAGAATTCCGTGATTATTGCACTAATCAAAGAAAGTGTACAACTAAGATTGAAAGTATTGCTGGTTTGTTCGAGGCTTTATCTATGAAGCTTTACGATAAAGACAACAAGTATTCTGATTATATTATGCTGTGGTTAgctaataaattatttgatgcAATCAAAGAGAAAGACAAAGACAATGCTAGTAAAATTACTTTAAGTTCAGCTTATGACAAATATTTAAAGAAACATATGgctaattttaaatattggAATAGTTTATATAATCTAAGGGGTTTGAAAGATGGTAATCTTAGGCATTTGCGTGAATTGTATACGTTACTTGgctatatatgtaatacaattgtagattataaaaaaaacggTGCCCTAAGTAAGACTCTTTCTCACAATTCTACCTATTGTTTTAATCAATATATATCCCTTTACAAGGCTTATCCTGAATGTGATTCATATCTATATCTAttgaacaaattaaaaaaaatatatgatgacATTAGAACTTCTGCTATTGAGAATAATTCTAGTATTAAGAATTTCGATAAACGCTTTCGAGAACTTAAAGTGCCTGGTGTAAATGATTCATATTCTatgaaaacatttaaaacatttaacTTCAGTGCTCCAGCGTGTAAAGTAAAAACTACAAATAATATTCCGACTGTTCGAAAAGCACCAGTAAAACATACAACCATACCAAACATTAAAATTCAAGGGGGGGGTCAAAGTAGTCAAAAAATTACCcctaaaaataaagatgataGTTTAAACGGGTCAGGATCTGAATCTCAACGGAATCAAATCATTAAATTGCCAAAACTTGACAATTCTTTATTAAAAGATGAACCTCACTCCTTAAAGCTTGTCAGTAATGATCCAGATATTCAGAAAAGTTCAACTGGTCAAGAAAATCAAACTGATAAAGGAAGTCTAACTGATAAAGGAAGTCTAACTGATAAAGAAAGTCCAACTGGTAAAGAAAGTCCAACTGGTCAAGAAAGTTCAAATGGTCAAGAAAGTCCAAATGGTCAAGAAAGTCCAGATAATggtaaaataaatcaaagCAATGAGTTAGAAACTAATCAAGATAAGACACAAATGTCTCAAAGCCCAAAAGGCAATCACGATGGTTTTGATTTGTCAACTTTAGAAGAATATGagaaattatttaaaaccTATATTGAAGAATACAAAAACTCTGTTACTAGTTCACTTAAGGATATTCAAGAACATTTATACGAAGATATATGGCTTCCTTTATATGAGACTTATAGTACTTATGcagattattataaaaattttaatataatggAATATCTTAAAGAAATGGAAGCAAATGGACCacaaaaaattgaaaaattaatGGATAATCTACCAAGTAAAGAGAATGGAGAAGAAAATATCCCCCCTTTACCAGATAACGGAACATCAGATTCCGAAAAACAAAAAGCACAAGATACACAAACACAAATATCAGATGGTCaaggaaataataatttacaaGAATCACTTTCTCCACCAGAAAATGGCTCAAAAAGTAGTGAACAAGAAAATAATTCAGATATTCTCTCTAAGGAACAACTTCAATCATCAGAGGGTTATAGTAATATACTTTCTAGTATTGATGTTGAAACAAGAGCCATTAGAGTCGATGTAGAAAAAGGCACATATGAAATAGGATTTCCaagaaatttatttaaaggaTACAACATAGTTGCATATTTAATTACAGTTATTTCAATACTCGTTATTTTAGCATTTATGTATAAG TATTTCGCATTTGGGCGGAGAAAAAaggcgaaaaaaaaaaaaaacatgaaaaaGGTTTTAAAATTGtgtgatgaaaataataccGAAATGTTGCAATACATTCATTGA